Proteins from one Streptomyces sp. NBC_00390 genomic window:
- the hydA gene encoding dihydropyrimidinase produces MSSTRTLIRGGLVITAADEIHADVLIEDGRIAALAAHGTAAAGTWTADRTIDAAGKYVIPGGVDAHTHMELPFGGTSASDTFETGTRAAAWGGTTTIVDFAVQSMGHSLREGLDAWYAKADGNCAIDYAFHMILSDVNQSSLKEMDLLVEEGITSFKLFMAYPGVFYSDDGQILRAMQRSSTNGGLIMMHAENGIAIDVLVEQALARGETDPRYHGEVRKVLLEAEATHRAIQLARVAGAPLYVVHVSAEEAVAELAAARDKGLPVFGETCPQYLFLSTDNLAEPDFEGAKYVCSTPLRPREHQAALWRGLRTNDLQVVSTDHCPFCFSGQKELGRGDFSKIPNGLPGVENRMDLLHQAVVDGHISRRRWIEIACATPARMFGLYPKKGTIAPGADADVVIYDPHAEQTLSAATHHMNVDYSAYEGRTVTGQVETVLSRGEAVIDQREFTGRAGHGVYTPRSTCQYLN; encoded by the coding sequence ATGAGCAGTACCCGCACCCTGATCCGCGGCGGACTGGTCATCACCGCCGCCGACGAGATCCATGCCGACGTGCTGATCGAGGACGGGCGGATCGCCGCCCTCGCCGCCCATGGCACCGCGGCCGCCGGGACATGGACGGCGGACCGCACGATCGACGCCGCGGGCAAGTACGTCATCCCGGGCGGTGTCGACGCTCACACCCACATGGAGCTGCCGTTCGGCGGCACGTCCGCCTCCGACACCTTCGAGACCGGAACCCGCGCCGCCGCCTGGGGCGGCACCACCACCATCGTCGACTTCGCCGTGCAGAGCATGGGCCACTCCCTGCGCGAAGGGCTGGACGCCTGGTACGCCAAGGCCGACGGCAACTGCGCCATCGACTACGCCTTCCACATGATCCTCTCCGACGTCAACCAGTCGTCGCTCAAGGAGATGGACCTGCTGGTGGAGGAGGGCATCACCTCCTTCAAGCTCTTCATGGCCTATCCAGGCGTCTTCTACAGCGACGACGGGCAGATCCTGCGCGCCATGCAGCGTTCGTCCACCAACGGCGGGCTGATCATGATGCATGCCGAGAACGGCATCGCCATCGACGTGCTCGTCGAGCAGGCCCTCGCCCGCGGGGAGACCGACCCCCGCTACCACGGCGAGGTGCGCAAGGTCCTGCTGGAGGCCGAGGCCACCCATCGCGCCATCCAGCTCGCCCGGGTCGCCGGCGCCCCGCTCTACGTCGTGCACGTCTCGGCCGAGGAAGCCGTGGCCGAACTCGCCGCCGCCCGGGACAAGGGGCTTCCCGTCTTCGGCGAGACCTGTCCGCAGTACCTGTTCCTGTCCACCGACAACCTTGCCGAGCCGGACTTCGAGGGCGCCAAGTACGTCTGTTCCACGCCGCTGCGGCCCCGTGAGCACCAGGCCGCCCTGTGGCGCGGACTGCGCACGAACGACCTCCAGGTCGTCTCCACCGACCACTGCCCGTTCTGCTTCTCCGGGCAGAAGGAGCTCGGCCGTGGCGACTTCTCCAAGATCCCCAACGGGCTGCCCGGCGTGGAGAACCGGATGGACCTGCTCCACCAGGCCGTCGTCGACGGGCACATCAGCCGCCGCCGCTGGATCGAGATCGCCTGCGCGACCCCGGCCCGGATGTTCGGCCTCTACCCGAAGAAGGGCACCATCGCGCCGGGCGCGGACGCCGATGTCGTCATCTACGACCCGCACGCCGAGCAGACCCTCTCCGCCGCCACCCACCACATGAACGTCGACTACTCGGCGTACGAGGGCAGGACCGTCACCGGCCAGGTGGAGACCGTGCTGTCGCGCGGTGAAGCCGTCATCGACCAGCGCGAGTTCACCGGTCGGGCCGGTCACGGCGTCTACACCCCCCGCTCCACCTGCCAATACCTGAACTAG